One window from the genome of Halococcus salifodinae DSM 8989 encodes:
- a CDS encoding nucleotide sugar dehydrogenase, producing MSRVAETTSLYGSDATAERQREAFRDGKVPVAVYGLGKMGLPLAAAYAEVCGNVVGADADSEVVAAVDAGECHVAREPGLDDLVADLVAQDALSATDNRTAAAAASVHVLIVPTRIDAENAPDLSILESVVGDVAAGLEPGDLVVVECTVPPKTCEEVVIPQLERESGLDFGEFGVAFCPERTSSGRALEDIRGAYPKVVGGVDDESTRTATILYEAINEKGVLAVSDATTAEAVKLFEGVYRDVNIALANELGRFTDDLGIDVTEAIATANTQPFCDIHDPGPGVGGHCIPYYPYFLLDGREADGPLLETARAVNDGMPDFVVEKLREEFAAEGSALADARVLVLGLTYRPGVEETAATPAGSIIDGLNEAGADVLCADPLLDDAGFAEFDATPVAVGNVTDRPLDGVVVVTPHTEFDGIDWTAFERRGEHDGLVVIDGRDSLDLAGTTHRTYTIGRGRDV from the coding sequence GTGAGCCGAGTCGCCGAAACCACGTCGCTCTACGGAAGCGACGCGACGGCCGAGCGCCAGCGTGAGGCCTTCCGTGACGGCAAGGTGCCGGTCGCGGTCTACGGGCTCGGAAAGATGGGGCTGCCGCTCGCGGCGGCGTACGCCGAGGTCTGCGGAAACGTCGTCGGGGCCGACGCCGACAGCGAGGTGGTCGCGGCGGTCGACGCGGGCGAGTGCCACGTTGCGCGGGAGCCCGGCCTCGACGACCTCGTGGCGGATCTCGTCGCGCAGGACGCCCTTTCGGCGACGGACAACCGCACCGCGGCCGCGGCGGCGTCGGTCCACGTCCTCATCGTCCCAACGCGAATCGATGCCGAGAACGCGCCCGACCTCTCGATCCTCGAATCCGTCGTCGGGGACGTCGCGGCGGGGCTCGAACCGGGCGATCTCGTCGTGGTGGAGTGTACGGTTCCGCCGAAGACCTGCGAAGAGGTCGTGATTCCCCAACTGGAACGCGAAAGCGGACTCGATTTCGGGGAGTTCGGCGTCGCGTTCTGTCCCGAGCGCACGTCGAGCGGACGCGCACTCGAAGACATCCGTGGTGCGTACCCGAAAGTCGTCGGCGGGGTCGACGACGAGAGCACCCGGACCGCGACGATACTGTACGAGGCGATCAACGAGAAGGGCGTACTCGCGGTCTCGGATGCCACGACGGCCGAAGCAGTCAAACTATTCGAGGGTGTCTATCGTGACGTGAACATCGCGCTCGCCAACGAACTCGGGCGTTTCACCGACGATCTCGGGATCGACGTGACGGAGGCGATCGCGACCGCGAACACCCAGCCCTTCTGTGACATCCACGACCCCGGCCCCGGTGTCGGCGGCCACTGCATCCCCTACTATCCGTACTTCCTGCTCGACGGCCGTGAGGCCGACGGCCCGCTGCTCGAAACCGCACGTGCGGTCAACGACGGGATGCCCGATTTCGTCGTCGAGAAGCTCCGCGAGGAGTTCGCGGCGGAAGGATCGGCGCTCGCGGACGCACGGGTACTCGTGCTCGGCCTGACCTACCGCCCCGGTGTCGAAGAAACTGCCGCGACGCCCGCGGGGTCGATCATCGACGGGCTGAACGAGGCGGGAGCGGACGTGCTGTGTGCCGATCCACTGCTCGACGACGCAGGCTTCGCCGAGTTCGACGCGACGCCGGTCGCCGTCGGAAACGTCACCGACCGGCCGCTCGACGGCGTGGTGGTGGTGACGCCACACACGGAGTTCGACGGGATCGACTGGACGGCGTTCGAACGCCGTGGCGAGCACGACGGACTGGTGGTCATCGACGGACGCGACAGCCTCGATCTCGCCGGAACCACACACCGGACGTACACGATCGGGCGTGGTCGCGATGTATAG
- a CDS encoding glycosyltransferase family 2 protein — translation MYRGKTVGVVVPAHNEETFVGRVIETLPGFVDRVYVVDDCSTDGTWDEIQRHAERANDERTEAATLADGGVYFDQVVEPIHHEDNQGRGGAVKTGYRRALAERMDVTAVMDADGQMNPDMLSRIIDPIVDGEADYTKGTRLLHRDRREMSGWRFFGNSLLTYLTKVSSGYWKMSDPQNGYTAISREALQRIEIDGLYDDYGFLNDVLSTLNVHRLRVADVAHPAVYGDEQSGIRYSSFVPKLSVLLARNFLHRLVMRYVVRDFHPLVILYFLGFVGTLAGVASGLFAPLAFVGAGSAFLRGSIALLLVMVGGISFAVAMVYDLQTNEGLSVRRHEAGEPEEPARQPEAEQ, via the coding sequence ATGTATAGGGGAAAGACCGTCGGCGTGGTGGTGCCGGCCCACAACGAGGAGACGTTCGTGGGTCGCGTGATCGAGACGCTGCCGGGGTTCGTCGATCGGGTGTACGTCGTCGACGACTGCTCGACCGACGGGACGTGGGACGAGATCCAGCGCCACGCCGAGCGCGCGAACGACGAACGCACCGAGGCCGCGACGCTCGCCGACGGGGGAGTGTACTTCGATCAGGTGGTCGAGCCGATCCACCACGAGGACAACCAGGGCCGGGGTGGCGCGGTCAAGACCGGCTACCGGCGCGCGCTCGCCGAGCGGATGGACGTCACGGCGGTGATGGACGCCGACGGCCAGATGAACCCCGACATGCTGAGTCGGATCATCGACCCGATCGTGGACGGCGAGGCGGACTACACGAAGGGGACGCGACTGCTCCACCGAGATCGCCGTGAGATGTCGGGGTGGCGGTTTTTCGGCAACTCGCTGCTCACCTACCTCACGAAGGTATCGAGCGGCTACTGGAAGATGAGCGACCCGCAGAACGGCTACACCGCTATCTCGCGGGAAGCGCTCCAGCGGATCGAGATCGATGGGCTTTACGACGACTACGGCTTTCTGAACGACGTGCTCTCGACGCTCAACGTCCACCGGTTGCGCGTCGCCGACGTCGCCCATCCGGCGGTGTACGGCGACGAGCAGAGCGGGATCCGGTACTCGTCGTTCGTGCCTAAACTCTCCGTGCTGCTCGCGCGCAACTTCCTCCACCGACTCGTGATGCGGTACGTGGTGCGTGACTTCCATCCGCTCGTCATCCTGTATTTCCTCGGGTTCGTCGGGACACTCGCCGGCGTCGCCAGCGGACTGTTCGCCCCGCTCGCGTTCGTCGGCGCGGGATCTGCCTTCCTCCGGGGATCGATCGCGCTGCTGTTGGTGATGGTCGGCGGGATCTCGTTCGCGGTGGCGATGGTCTACGACCTCCAGACCAACGAGGGGCTCAGCGTGCGACGCCACGAGGCTGGCGAACCGGAGGAACCGGCGCGGCAGCCGGAGGCCGAACAGTGA
- a CDS encoding DegT/DnrJ/EryC1/StrS family aminotransferase, producing the protein MIPIADPELGEHEKARVAEVIEGGQLADGPEVRAFEEEFAEFCGASHGIATTNGTTALHTALEALDIGPGDTVVTTPFSMIASANTIRLAGAQVVFADIDPETFNMDPHSVEAIVRERDVDALLPVHLYGLPAAMDRLGEIADEHDLLLIEDAAQAHGAEIDGERVGTFGDAACFSFYPTKNMTTGEGGIVLTDDEDVAARAARFVNHGRPAARFGDGDAGAYEHVSVGQNYRMTSVLAAVGRVQLDHRLRESNEQRRENAAWLTEGLAAVEGIETPVEPAGRRHVYHQYTIRTDDRDALRAHLDDKGVGTGVYYPTPIHEQPAYDGVACDVPVAERAAEEVLSLPVHPNLSASDTETIMTAVRRFETGGHPS; encoded by the coding sequence ATGATCCCGATCGCCGATCCGGAGCTCGGTGAGCACGAGAAGGCTCGCGTCGCCGAGGTCATCGAGGGTGGACAGCTCGCCGACGGCCCGGAAGTCAGAGCGTTCGAGGAGGAGTTCGCGGAGTTCTGTGGTGCTTCGCATGGGATAGCGACCACGAACGGCACCACGGCGCTTCATACGGCGCTCGAAGCGCTCGACATCGGCCCCGGCGACACGGTGGTGACGACGCCGTTTTCGATGATCGCCAGCGCGAACACCATCCGTCTCGCCGGCGCACAGGTCGTCTTCGCCGACATCGACCCCGAGACGTTCAACATGGACCCCCACTCGGTCGAGGCGATCGTCCGCGAACGGGACGTGGACGCGCTACTTCCCGTCCACCTCTACGGGCTCCCCGCCGCGATGGATCGGTTGGGAGAGATCGCCGACGAGCACGACCTCCTCCTGATCGAGGACGCTGCCCAGGCCCACGGTGCGGAGATCGACGGCGAGCGCGTCGGGACGTTCGGTGACGCCGCCTGTTTCTCCTTTTACCCGACCAAGAACATGACCACCGGCGAGGGTGGGATCGTGCTCACCGACGACGAGGACGTAGCGGCGCGCGCGGCGCGGTTCGTCAACCACGGCCGACCGGCAGCACGGTTCGGCGACGGCGATGCTGGGGCCTACGAACACGTCTCGGTCGGTCAGAACTACCGGATGACGAGCGTGCTCGCGGCCGTCGGCCGCGTCCAGCTCGACCACCGCCTCCGGGAGAGCAACGAGCAGCGCCGCGAGAACGCCGCATGGTTGACCGAAGGGCTCGCCGCTGTCGAGGGGATCGAGACGCCGGTCGAACCGGCCGGCCGGCGGCACGTCTACCACCAGTACACCATCCGGACCGACGACCGCGACGCACTGCGGGCCCATCTCGACGATAAAGGAGTCGGGACGGGAGTTTACTACCCGACGCCGATCCACGAACAGCCCGCCTACGACGGGGTGGCATGTGATGTACCGGTCGCCGAACGCGCCGCCGAGGAGGTGCTCTCGCTACCGGTACATCCAAACCTTTCGGCGTCGGACACAGAAACCATCATGACCGCTGTCCGTCGCTTCGAGACGGGAGGGCACCCATCGTGA
- a CDS encoding Gfo/Idh/MocA family protein translates to MDSTNSLRVGVIGVGSMGASHARVYSELPGVSLVGVADADADRAREIATRHGTRAMDQSELVEAAEAVSIAVPTAHHYPIARECIVAGVHVLVEKPFVAEPSEGRELISLAEEHGVTIQVGHVERFNPAIRAVTEILANHEILAIDAQRLGSPRERRIEDNAVLDLMIHDIDVLLSVIDSEIDTVNALGAEDNRYIDAQLGFENGIVASLTASRVTQRKVRELSITARECWITVDYIDRSVEIHRHSLPEYVEGGSGVHYRHEGVVERPMVDSGEPLKKELAAFVECAETGTEPVVTAADGLRALEVARTIDRLATDEAVEVDV, encoded by the coding sequence ATGGATAGTACGAACTCGCTTCGAGTCGGCGTGATCGGCGTCGGCAGCATGGGCGCGTCTCACGCGCGGGTCTACAGCGAACTCCCGGGCGTCTCCCTCGTCGGAGTCGCCGACGCCGACGCCGATCGGGCGCGTGAGATCGCGACCCGCCACGGCACGCGCGCGATGGATCAGTCCGAGCTGGTCGAGGCCGCCGAAGCGGTCTCGATCGCCGTCCCGACCGCCCACCACTACCCGATCGCGCGCGAGTGTATCGTGGCGGGCGTCCACGTGCTGGTCGAGAAGCCGTTCGTGGCCGAACCGAGCGAGGGCCGCGAACTCATCTCGCTCGCCGAGGAACACGGCGTCACGATCCAGGTGGGCCACGTCGAGCGGTTCAACCCCGCGATCAGGGCCGTGACCGAGATCCTCGCGAACCACGAGATCCTCGCGATCGACGCCCAACGACTCGGCTCGCCGCGCGAGCGTCGGATCGAGGACAACGCGGTGTTGGACCTGATGATCCACGACATCGACGTGTTGCTGTCGGTGATAGACAGCGAGATCGACACCGTGAACGCGCTGGGCGCGGAGGACAACCGCTACATCGACGCCCAGCTCGGCTTCGAGAACGGTATCGTCGCCAGCCTCACCGCGAGCCGCGTGACCCAGCGAAAGGTGCGCGAGCTCTCGATCACCGCCCGCGAGTGCTGGATCACCGTCGACTACATCGATCGATCGGTCGAGATCCACCGCCACTCGCTGCCGGAGTACGTCGAGGGCGGCAGCGGGGTCCACTACCGCCACGAGGGCGTGGTCGAGCGCCCGATGGTCGACAGCGGCGAACCGCTGAAAAAGGAGCTCGCGGCGTTCGTCGAGTGTGCCGAGACCGGCACGGAGCCGGTCGTGACCGCCGCCGACGGGTTGCGCGCACTCGAAGTCGCCCGGACGATCGACCGGCTCGCCACCGACGAAGCCGTGGAGGTCGACGTGTGA
- a CDS encoding acyltransferase, with the protein MTDDTHATTGTDCRLDAGAMVGYEHAPDAQPARIGDRATIRASTIVYADVEIGDDFTTGHNALVRENTAIGDDVLVGTDVTIDGTTTIGSHVSLQTGVYVPTHTAIGSQVFVGPRAVLTNDPYPVRREHDLVGPTIEDHVSIGANATLLPGVTVGRGSFVAAGAVVTEDVPPETLAVGVPARHESLPDELTGENAI; encoded by the coding sequence ATGACTGACGACACACACGCAACGACCGGCACCGACTGTCGCCTCGACGCGGGCGCGATGGTCGGCTACGAGCACGCGCCTGACGCCCAGCCCGCGCGCATCGGCGACCGTGCGACGATCCGCGCCAGCACCATCGTCTACGCCGACGTCGAGATCGGCGATGACTTCACAACGGGCCACAACGCGCTCGTCCGCGAGAACACCGCGATCGGCGACGATGTCCTCGTCGGCACCGACGTCACGATCGACGGCACCACCACCATCGGGTCGCACGTCAGTCTTCAGACTGGCGTGTACGTCCCCACCCACACCGCAATCGGGAGTCAGGTGTTCGTCGGCCCGCGTGCAGTGCTCACGAACGATCCCTACCCGGTTCGCCGCGAGCACGACCTCGTCGGCCCGACCATCGAGGATCACGTCTCGATCGGCGCGAACGCCACCCTGCTCCCCGGAGTCACGGTCGGCCGCGGATCGTTCGTCGCTGCCGGCGCGGTCGTCACCGAGGACGTCCCGCCGGAGACGCTCGCGGTCGGTGTTCCCGCACGTCACGAATCACTACCCGACGAACTCACGGGGGAGAACGCGATATGA
- the wecB gene encoding non-hydrolyzing UDP-N-acetylglucosamine 2-epimerase, translating into MKVVSVVGARPQFVKAFPVSRALRERHEEVLVHTGQHYSETMSDVFFEELDIPAPEYNLGVGSATQGRQTGAMVSRFGELAERESPDVILVYGDTNSTLASAIVAAKTDAQLAHVEAGLRSYNRSMPEEINRVLTDHVSDLLFAPTQRGVENLRKEGIGDGMVHQTGDVMYDAIRWARCRAADRSTVLDEHDLAEGEYVLATVHRAGNTDDLQRLEAIMAALCDTDRKVVFPIHPRTSERLDECDLRETIAEQLTLIDPVGYVDFVRLLDGAERVATDSGGVQKEAFFLDTPCVTLRDETEWVETVDAGWNVLVGADEAAIARERK; encoded by the coding sequence GTGAAGGTCGTCTCTGTCGTCGGCGCACGCCCGCAGTTCGTGAAGGCGTTCCCGGTCTCGCGCGCGCTCCGCGAGCGCCACGAGGAGGTGCTGGTCCACACCGGTCAGCACTACAGCGAGACCATGTCCGACGTCTTCTTCGAGGAGCTCGACATCCCGGCTCCCGAGTACAACCTCGGGGTGGGTTCGGCCACCCAGGGTCGACAGACCGGAGCGATGGTGAGCCGGTTCGGCGAACTCGCCGAGCGCGAATCGCCCGACGTCATCCTGGTCTACGGCGACACCAACTCGACGCTCGCGAGCGCGATCGTGGCCGCGAAAACCGACGCCCAGCTCGCCCACGTCGAGGCTGGGCTCCGGAGCTACAACCGCTCGATGCCCGAGGAGATCAACCGCGTGCTCACCGATCACGTCTCGGATCTCCTCTTTGCACCGACCCAGCGCGGCGTCGAGAACCTCCGGAAAGAGGGGATCGGTGACGGGATGGTCCACCAGACCGGGGACGTGATGTACGACGCCATCCGGTGGGCGCGGTGTCGTGCCGCCGATCGGTCGACGGTGCTCGACGAGCACGATCTCGCCGAGGGTGAGTACGTGCTCGCGACCGTCCACCGCGCGGGCAACACCGACGATCTCCAGCGGTTGGAGGCTATCATGGCCGCGCTGTGCGACACCGATCGCAAGGTCGTGTTCCCGATCCACCCGCGGACGAGCGAACGGCTCGACGAGTGTGACCTCCGGGAAACGATCGCGGAGCAGCTCACGCTGATCGATCCCGTCGGTTACGTGGATTTCGTCCGGCTGCTCGACGGGGCCGAGCGCGTCGCCACCGACTCCGGCGGCGTCCAGAAAGAAGCGTTCTTCCTCGATACGCCGTGTGTCACGCTTCGAGACGAGACCGAGTGGGTCGAAACCGTCGACGCGGGCTGGAACGTCCTCGTCGGCGCGGACGAGGCCGCCATCGCGCGCGAGAGGAAATAA